Within Bremerella sp. JC817, the genomic segment ACTGCTAATCCAGTCATTTGTCAAGCTTCAGGGTGTGCCACTGCTGCCCTCAGCAGTGTGAACCTGCCAATCGGCCCATCAACTGTTTTCCTTCTGAACCCCGAAACCGTTCCACCAACTTGGATCCGGTAGTGTCAGTCTCGGCCACTCAGGCCTTGTGGTTCTCTCTTCGTAGAACTTGGCACTGGACCATTTCCAGTCGACGGGTCTACGGCAAAGGCCTCGTTTGACTGGGTTGTTATGAATGTACTCGATACTGGCGGCGACGGCTTCGGGGCTGTACAGGTTTCGGTCGAAGCCGCCTCCCTCTTGCCAGAATCGGAAGGTCTGTTGGCCTGGGCGTTGTTGGATGGTTAACTTGGCCAACAGGGGTGACTGGTGCTGGAGCAGTAGTTGCTTGATCCCTACCGACGATTGACGCTTGGTCCAGGCCAGTAGCTTGCTGACGGTTGCCGAGGATTCGGTCGGGTCAACCAGCAAGTGAACATGCTCGGGCATGAACACGAATGCAAACAAGTGAAACCGAGCCAGTTCACAGCCGGAATCGAGTCTTGCCGCCACGATCCTCCGCCAGGGATCACTCGTCAGCAAAGGAAACCTTCGGTAGGTGGAAAAGGTCAACTCATGCAGGTGACTTGAGCCTTTGTAGCGCCTGACCTGTTTCCGATGGGCGGATGAACGTTTCATGGGCTCATCGTAACGAGTCGGAAGAGGGAAGAGGGAAGAGAATGTTCTGCTGGTGAATTGAGTCGATTGGCACTTCACACTGCTGAGGGCAGCAATCATTCCGTAAGGTCAAACACGATTGCCGCGAGATTGGCCAAGTTATCGCGACGCAAGAGGACGGCAGCGATGACTCCTAATCGTTTACATGATATTGTTTCAATGTGATTTCGCGGTTCGGCAAGCTTTCCTCGGCCCCTGTATGTTCGACGAGAACCCTTGTTGGTGTGTATTCAGATAACCACCACATCTCGCCATCGGCAAATACTGCTAAGATACCATCAGGAGACATGTCACCAACAACTGATCCCTTTGTTAAGCGTTGAAACTCTTTTAAGTCGTCTGCCAGGTACCATTTTGATGACAAACTGGACGACCCAATAAGTGTCATCCGATTAATATTTCTTGACGGCCTATGATCATCGGTAGGCCATACCCCAATAAAAGTCATCCTGGAGTCTTCCGAAGTAGTTCCGAGCATGGCATCCTCAACCAAGTCAGAAAACCGTTGACAATCCACTTCTTGCTGTGAGGCGATAGAGTCTAGTATATCACTCGCAGGTCCTCCCTTAGGCTCAATTGACGCCGCCATTTCCATTTGCCAGCCTATACGGTCTCCGCACGAAGATGTGCCAATGCAGTATGGGGGAAAGTGCGCGTGCCGGAAACGATAAGACTCGACGAATATCATAGCATTGCGGCAGTCCAGCATTATGCGATTGCGCTCTGCCTGTTGCACGGCATTATTCGTTGCCATTGCAATCAGAGTAACTGATGCTATTGCGGCCATCGCTAATCCGGAAAGCAATAATAACCTGGGAGCCTTTATCATTACTCTAGCTCCTCAAGGCATATGTTGTCAGCTGGGCCCTGCGGGCCTTCGCCAGCCGATACGACGAAGTAAACGACATAAACTGCATTTTGCCAGCTCCAGCCTGGCGTCGGGCCAGTAAGTGGGTCATAGTAGACGCCACCAAATATATTGGCCGCGTGAATCAAATGTCCCTCCGGAGAGATAATTACTGGTTTTCCTTGGCGTCCATTTATGACAGTGATGCTATCGGTAGCGCCAAACCATAGGTTGCGTT encodes:
- a CDS encoding transposase gives rise to the protein MKRSSAHRKQVRRYKGSSHLHELTFSTYRRFPLLTSDPWRRIVAARLDSGCELARFHLFAFVFMPEHVHLLVDPTESSATVSKLLAWTKRQSSVGIKQLLLQHQSPLLAKLTIQQRPGQQTFRFWQEGGGFDRNLYSPEAVAASIEYIHNNPVKRGLCRRPVDWKWSSAKFYEERTTRPEWPRLTLPDPSWWNGFGVQKENS